A single region of the Drosophila takahashii strain IR98-3 E-12201 chromosome 2R, DtakHiC1v2, whole genome shotgun sequence genome encodes:
- the Gyg gene encoding glycogenin-1 isoform X4 translates to MRSREEFAWVTLTTNDTYSLGALVLAHSLKRAKTAHQLAVLVTPTVSQAMRDRLKEVYNVVQEVNVLDSQDAANLALLARPELGVTFTKLHCWRLVQFEKCVFLDADTLVLQNCDELFEREELSASPDVSWPDCFNSGVFVFKPSVDTFGQITKFAVKNGSFDGGDQGLLNQFFADWATADIKKHLPFVYNVTAYASYCYLPAFKQFRDKIKILHFAGKLKPWLIQFNSETRVANVSSDYAHAQDLIQLWWNIFVDNVIQSLSTEMQTPGNASASDRPEGAMAQGSRSSPEAGLAGALSQLRIGEQRTPEQEDYENQMRRQCWESGQIDYSGADSFENIWKKISQTLEKKSDKESEETDNDNDNDSDPANPLSYAQLLNETASKLLHPPEKSLPSEAVKAKPAPNDSGSANGDGLDQPRPSNRPQAATNKVQTANASASPASASSSATLKQSPQKPLPQPETEPKPESKAKPKPQPQPQHITIQTTGSENSNSSSSSNVSKNNKQKSARKFK, encoded by the exons ATGCGTAGTCGAGAAG AGTTCGCTTGGGTGACGCTGACGACAAATGACACGTACTCACTGGGTGCCTTGGTTCTGGCCCACTCCCTGAAAAGGGCCAAAACCGCCCACCAGCTGGCCGTACTGGTCACGCCCACCGTTTCGCAGGCGATGCGCGACAGACTGAAGGAGGTGTACAACGTGGTGCAGGAGGTCAATGTGCTGGACTCACAGGACGCCGCCAATTTGGCCCTGCTCGCCCGCCCCGAACTGGGCGTGACCTTCACAAAGCTCCACTGCTGGCGCCTCGTTCAGTTCGAGAAGTGCGTCTTCCTGGATGCGGATACACTG GTCTTGCAAAACTGCGACGAGCTGTTCGAGCGCGAGGAACTGTCGGCTTCTCCGGATGTCAGCTGGCCGGATTGCTTCAACTCCGGCGTGTTCGTGTTCAAACCCAGCGTGGACACCTTCGGCCAGATCACAAAGTTCGCCGTGAAGAACGGCAGCTTCGATGGCGGTGACCAGGGCCTGCTGAACCAGTTCTTTGCCGATTGGGCGACGGCGGACATCAAGAAGCATTTGCCATTCGTTTACAATGTGACGGCCTATGCCTCGTACTGCTATCTGCCCGCCTTCAAACA GTTCAGAGATAAGATTAAGATTTTGCATTTCGCCGGCAAGCTGAAGCCCTGGCTGATTCAGTTCAACTCGGAGACCAGGGTTGCCAACGTTTCGTCAGACTATGCCCATGCCCAGGATCTGATTCAGTTGTGGTGGAACATCTTCGTCGACAATGTGATCCAGTCCCTGTCCACCGAAATG CAAACGCCAGGAAATGCTAGTGCTAGTGATCGACCCGAGGGAGCAATGGCCCAAGGGTCCAGGTCAAGTCCAGAG GCGGGTCTGGCTGGTGCTCTGTCACAGCTTCGCATCGGTGAGCAGCGTACTCCCGAGCAGGAGGACTACGAGAACCAGATGCGTCGCCAGTGCTGGGAGTCCGGACAGATCGACTACTCCGGGGCCGATTCCTTCGAGAACATCTGGAAGAAGATCTCGCAGACGCTGGAGAAGAAGAGCGACAAGGAGTCGGAAGAAACTG ATAATGATAACGATAACGATAGTGACCCCGCTAACCCACTGAGCTATGCTCAATTGCTAAATGAAACCGCCAGCAAACTGCTGCATCCGCCCGAGAAATCGTTACCTTCGGAGGCGGTGAAAGCGAAGCCGGCTCCTAATGATTCGGGCAGTGCGAATGGAGACGGTCTTGACCAGCCACGCCCCTCTAACCGCCCGCAAGCCGCAACTAACAAAGTGCAAACGGCAAACGCTTCAGCTTCCCCAGCCTCAGCTTCATCTTCAGCCACCTTGAAACAGAGTCCACAGAAGCCGCTTCCACAACCGGAAACGGAACCCAAGCCCGAATCGAAAGCGAAACCGAAACCACAACCGCAACCGCAGCACATCACGATTCAGACAACAGGAAGCGAAaatagcaacagcagcagcagcagcaacgtcTCCAAGAACAACAAACAGAAGTCCGCCCGCAAGTTCAAATAG
- the Gyg gene encoding glycogenin-1 isoform X6, protein MRSREEFAWVTLTTNDTYSLGALVLAHSLKRAKTAHQLAVLVTPTVSQAMRDRLKEVYNVVQEVNVLDSQDAANLALLARPELGVTFTKLHCWRLVQFEKCVFLDADTLVLQNCDELFEREELSASPDVSWPDCFNSGVFVFKPSVDTFGQITKFAVKNGSFDGGDQGLLNQFFADWATADIKKHLPFVYNVTAYASYCYLPAFKQFRDKIKILHFAGKLKPWLIQFNSETRVANVSSDYAHAQDLIQLWWNIFVDNVIQSLSTEMQTPGNASASDRPEGAMAQGSRSSPEAGLAGALSQLRIGEQRTPEQEDYENQMRRQCWESGQIDYSGADSFENIWKKISQTLEKKSDKESEETGSS, encoded by the exons ATGCGTAGTCGAGAAG AGTTCGCTTGGGTGACGCTGACGACAAATGACACGTACTCACTGGGTGCCTTGGTTCTGGCCCACTCCCTGAAAAGGGCCAAAACCGCCCACCAGCTGGCCGTACTGGTCACGCCCACCGTTTCGCAGGCGATGCGCGACAGACTGAAGGAGGTGTACAACGTGGTGCAGGAGGTCAATGTGCTGGACTCACAGGACGCCGCCAATTTGGCCCTGCTCGCCCGCCCCGAACTGGGCGTGACCTTCACAAAGCTCCACTGCTGGCGCCTCGTTCAGTTCGAGAAGTGCGTCTTCCTGGATGCGGATACACTG GTCTTGCAAAACTGCGACGAGCTGTTCGAGCGCGAGGAACTGTCGGCTTCTCCGGATGTCAGCTGGCCGGATTGCTTCAACTCCGGCGTGTTCGTGTTCAAACCCAGCGTGGACACCTTCGGCCAGATCACAAAGTTCGCCGTGAAGAACGGCAGCTTCGATGGCGGTGACCAGGGCCTGCTGAACCAGTTCTTTGCCGATTGGGCGACGGCGGACATCAAGAAGCATTTGCCATTCGTTTACAATGTGACGGCCTATGCCTCGTACTGCTATCTGCCCGCCTTCAAACA GTTCAGAGATAAGATTAAGATTTTGCATTTCGCCGGCAAGCTGAAGCCCTGGCTGATTCAGTTCAACTCGGAGACCAGGGTTGCCAACGTTTCGTCAGACTATGCCCATGCCCAGGATCTGATTCAGTTGTGGTGGAACATCTTCGTCGACAATGTGATCCAGTCCCTGTCCACCGAAATG CAAACGCCAGGAAATGCTAGTGCTAGTGATCGACCCGAGGGAGCAATGGCCCAAGGGTCCAGGTCAAGTCCAGAG GCGGGTCTGGCTGGTGCTCTGTCACAGCTTCGCATCGGTGAGCAGCGTACTCCCGAGCAGGAGGACTACGAGAACCAGATGCGTCGCCAGTGCTGGGAGTCCGGACAGATCGACTACTCCGGGGCCGATTCCTTCGAGAACATCTGGAAGAAGATCTCGCAGACGCTGGAGAAGAAGAGCGACAAGGAGTCGGAAGAAACTGGTAGCTCATAG
- the Gyg gene encoding glycogenin-1 isoform X1 → MRSREEFAWVTLTTNDTYSLGALVLAHSLKRAKTAHQLAVLVTPTVSQAMRDRLKEVYNVVQEVNVLDSQDAANLALLARPELGVTFTKLHCWRLVQFEKCVFLDADTLVLQNCDELFEREELSASPDVSWPDCFNSGVFVFKPSVDTFGQITKFAVKNGSFDGGDQGLLNQFFADWATADIKKHLPFVYNVTAYASYCYLPAFKQFRDKIKILHFAGKLKPWLIQFNSETRVANVSSDYAHAQDLIQLWWNIFVDNVIQSLSTEMCLCLNLMHSQSEFAADEQHQRQQHEYYQQQKLHHQLLHVRQFRDPWADYYENLEKEQQEREQQQQQQQQHHNPSQNHSQDNGNADATENENANANANEYATEWHHDDACHPPPPTTPPPQAQIQIQTHNATANAEDFSPVDVNSNELNHSQPPEHASSDTATPSATPTPTPTPHHSVHSQTVEIATNHQQEHEVAATSPPEAGLAGALSQLRIGEQRTPEQEDYENQMRRQCWESGQIDYSGADSFENIWKKISQTLEKKSDKESEETDNDNDNDSDPANPLSYAQLLNETASKLLHPPEKSLPSEAVKAKPAPNDSGSANGDGLDQPRPSNRPQAATNKVQTANASASPASASSSATLKQSPQKPLPQPETEPKPESKAKPKPQPQPQHITIQTTGSENSNSSSSSNVSKNNKQKSARKFK, encoded by the exons ATGCGTAGTCGAGAAG AGTTCGCTTGGGTGACGCTGACGACAAATGACACGTACTCACTGGGTGCCTTGGTTCTGGCCCACTCCCTGAAAAGGGCCAAAACCGCCCACCAGCTGGCCGTACTGGTCACGCCCACCGTTTCGCAGGCGATGCGCGACAGACTGAAGGAGGTGTACAACGTGGTGCAGGAGGTCAATGTGCTGGACTCACAGGACGCCGCCAATTTGGCCCTGCTCGCCCGCCCCGAACTGGGCGTGACCTTCACAAAGCTCCACTGCTGGCGCCTCGTTCAGTTCGAGAAGTGCGTCTTCCTGGATGCGGATACACTG GTCTTGCAAAACTGCGACGAGCTGTTCGAGCGCGAGGAACTGTCGGCTTCTCCGGATGTCAGCTGGCCGGATTGCTTCAACTCCGGCGTGTTCGTGTTCAAACCCAGCGTGGACACCTTCGGCCAGATCACAAAGTTCGCCGTGAAGAACGGCAGCTTCGATGGCGGTGACCAGGGCCTGCTGAACCAGTTCTTTGCCGATTGGGCGACGGCGGACATCAAGAAGCATTTGCCATTCGTTTACAATGTGACGGCCTATGCCTCGTACTGCTATCTGCCCGCCTTCAAACA GTTCAGAGATAAGATTAAGATTTTGCATTTCGCCGGCAAGCTGAAGCCCTGGCTGATTCAGTTCAACTCGGAGACCAGGGTTGCCAACGTTTCGTCAGACTATGCCCATGCCCAGGATCTGATTCAGTTGTGGTGGAACATCTTCGTCGACAATGTGATCCAGTCCCTGTCCACCGAAATG TGCCTTTGCCTAAACCTAATGCACTCGCAAAGCGAATTCGCGGCGGATGAGCAGcatcagcggcagcagcatgagtactaccagcagcagaagcTGCACCACCAACTGTTGCATGTCCGCCAGTTCCGCGATCCTTGGGCAGATTACTATGAGAATCtggagaaggagcagcaggagcgggagcagcagcagcagcagcagcaacagcaccaCAATCCCAGCCAGAATCACAGCCAGGACAATGGGAATGCGGATGCGACTGAGAATgaaaatgcgaatgcgaatgcaaaTGAATATGCCACTGAATGGCATCATGACGATGCATGCCACCCACCTCCGCCAACGACTCCTCCACCCCAagcccaaatccaaatccaaacccACAATGCCACTGCCAATGCCGAAGACTTTTCTCCCGTAGATGTGAATAGCAATGAGCTAAACCATTCACAACCACCTGAACACGCCTCCTCAGACACTGCCACgccctctgccacgcccacgcctACGCCCACGCCTCATCATTCCGTGCATAGTCAGACAGTAGAAATTGCGACAAACCACCAACAAGAACATGAAGTTGCAGCCACATCGCCGCCTGAG GCGGGTCTGGCTGGTGCTCTGTCACAGCTTCGCATCGGTGAGCAGCGTACTCCCGAGCAGGAGGACTACGAGAACCAGATGCGTCGCCAGTGCTGGGAGTCCGGACAGATCGACTACTCCGGGGCCGATTCCTTCGAGAACATCTGGAAGAAGATCTCGCAGACGCTGGAGAAGAAGAGCGACAAGGAGTCGGAAGAAACTG ATAATGATAACGATAACGATAGTGACCCCGCTAACCCACTGAGCTATGCTCAATTGCTAAATGAAACCGCCAGCAAACTGCTGCATCCGCCCGAGAAATCGTTACCTTCGGAGGCGGTGAAAGCGAAGCCGGCTCCTAATGATTCGGGCAGTGCGAATGGAGACGGTCTTGACCAGCCACGCCCCTCTAACCGCCCGCAAGCCGCAACTAACAAAGTGCAAACGGCAAACGCTTCAGCTTCCCCAGCCTCAGCTTCATCTTCAGCCACCTTGAAACAGAGTCCACAGAAGCCGCTTCCACAACCGGAAACGGAACCCAAGCCCGAATCGAAAGCGAAACCGAAACCACAACCGCAACCGCAGCACATCACGATTCAGACAACAGGAAGCGAAaatagcaacagcagcagcagcagcaacgtcTCCAAGAACAACAAACAGAAGTCCGCCCGCAAGTTCAAATAG
- the Gyg gene encoding glycogenin-1 isoform X3, giving the protein MRSREEFAWVTLTTNDTYSLGALVLAHSLKRAKTAHQLAVLVTPTVSQAMRDRLKEVYNVVQEVNVLDSQDAANLALLARPELGVTFTKLHCWRLVQFEKCVFLDADTLVLQNCDELFEREELSASPDVSWPDCFNSGVFVFKPSVDTFGQITKFAVKNGSFDGGDQGLLNQFFADWATADIKKHLPFVYNVTAYASYCYLPAFKQFRDKIKILHFAGKLKPWLIQFNSETRVANVSSDYAHAQDLIQLWWNIFVDNVIQSLSTEMCLCLNLMHSQSEFAADEQHQRQQHEYYQQQKLHHQLLHVRQFRDPWADYYENLEKEQQEREQQQQQQQQHHNPSQNHSQDNGNADATENENANANANEYATEWHHDDACHPPPPTTPPPQAQIQIQTHNATANAEDFSPVDVNSNELNHSQPPEHASSDTATPSATPTPTPTPHHSVHSQTVEIATNHQQEHEVAATSPPEAGLAGALSQLRIGEQRTPEQEDYENQMRRQCWESGQIDYSGADSFENIWKKISQTLEKKSDKESEETGSS; this is encoded by the exons ATGCGTAGTCGAGAAG AGTTCGCTTGGGTGACGCTGACGACAAATGACACGTACTCACTGGGTGCCTTGGTTCTGGCCCACTCCCTGAAAAGGGCCAAAACCGCCCACCAGCTGGCCGTACTGGTCACGCCCACCGTTTCGCAGGCGATGCGCGACAGACTGAAGGAGGTGTACAACGTGGTGCAGGAGGTCAATGTGCTGGACTCACAGGACGCCGCCAATTTGGCCCTGCTCGCCCGCCCCGAACTGGGCGTGACCTTCACAAAGCTCCACTGCTGGCGCCTCGTTCAGTTCGAGAAGTGCGTCTTCCTGGATGCGGATACACTG GTCTTGCAAAACTGCGACGAGCTGTTCGAGCGCGAGGAACTGTCGGCTTCTCCGGATGTCAGCTGGCCGGATTGCTTCAACTCCGGCGTGTTCGTGTTCAAACCCAGCGTGGACACCTTCGGCCAGATCACAAAGTTCGCCGTGAAGAACGGCAGCTTCGATGGCGGTGACCAGGGCCTGCTGAACCAGTTCTTTGCCGATTGGGCGACGGCGGACATCAAGAAGCATTTGCCATTCGTTTACAATGTGACGGCCTATGCCTCGTACTGCTATCTGCCCGCCTTCAAACA GTTCAGAGATAAGATTAAGATTTTGCATTTCGCCGGCAAGCTGAAGCCCTGGCTGATTCAGTTCAACTCGGAGACCAGGGTTGCCAACGTTTCGTCAGACTATGCCCATGCCCAGGATCTGATTCAGTTGTGGTGGAACATCTTCGTCGACAATGTGATCCAGTCCCTGTCCACCGAAATG TGCCTTTGCCTAAACCTAATGCACTCGCAAAGCGAATTCGCGGCGGATGAGCAGcatcagcggcagcagcatgagtactaccagcagcagaagcTGCACCACCAACTGTTGCATGTCCGCCAGTTCCGCGATCCTTGGGCAGATTACTATGAGAATCtggagaaggagcagcaggagcgggagcagcagcagcagcagcagcaacagcaccaCAATCCCAGCCAGAATCACAGCCAGGACAATGGGAATGCGGATGCGACTGAGAATgaaaatgcgaatgcgaatgcaaaTGAATATGCCACTGAATGGCATCATGACGATGCATGCCACCCACCTCCGCCAACGACTCCTCCACCCCAagcccaaatccaaatccaaacccACAATGCCACTGCCAATGCCGAAGACTTTTCTCCCGTAGATGTGAATAGCAATGAGCTAAACCATTCACAACCACCTGAACACGCCTCCTCAGACACTGCCACgccctctgccacgcccacgcctACGCCCACGCCTCATCATTCCGTGCATAGTCAGACAGTAGAAATTGCGACAAACCACCAACAAGAACATGAAGTTGCAGCCACATCGCCGCCTGAG GCGGGTCTGGCTGGTGCTCTGTCACAGCTTCGCATCGGTGAGCAGCGTACTCCCGAGCAGGAGGACTACGAGAACCAGATGCGTCGCCAGTGCTGGGAGTCCGGACAGATCGACTACTCCGGGGCCGATTCCTTCGAGAACATCTGGAAGAAGATCTCGCAGACGCTGGAGAAGAAGAGCGACAAGGAGTCGGAAGAAACTGGTAGCTCATAG
- the Gyg gene encoding glycogenin-1 isoform X2 produces MRSREEFAWVTLTTNDTYSLGALVLAHSLKRAKTAHQLAVLVTPTVSQAMRDRLKEVYNVVQEVNVLDSQDAANLALLARPELGVTFTKLHCWRLVQFEKCVFLDADTLVLQNCDELFEREELSASPDVSWPDCFNSGVFVFKPSVDTFGQITKFAVKNGSFDGGDQGLLNQFFADWATADIKKHLPFVYNVTAYASYCYLPAFKQFRDKIKILHFAGKLKPWLIQFNSETRVANVSSDYAHAQDLIQLWWNIFVDNVIQSLSTEMCLCLNLMHSQSEFAADEQHQRQQHEYYQQQKLHHQLLHVRQFRDPWADYYENLEKEQQEREQQQQQQQQHHNPSQNHSQDNGNADATENENANANANEYATEWHHDDACHPPPPTTPPPQAQIQIQTHNATANAEDFSPVDVNSNELNHSQPPEHASSDTATPSATPTPTPTPHHSVHSQTVEIATNHQQEHEVAATSPPEAGLAGALSQLRIGEQRTPEQEDYENQMRRQCWESGQIDYSGADSFENIWKKISQTLEKKSDKESEETVVYF; encoded by the exons ATGCGTAGTCGAGAAG AGTTCGCTTGGGTGACGCTGACGACAAATGACACGTACTCACTGGGTGCCTTGGTTCTGGCCCACTCCCTGAAAAGGGCCAAAACCGCCCACCAGCTGGCCGTACTGGTCACGCCCACCGTTTCGCAGGCGATGCGCGACAGACTGAAGGAGGTGTACAACGTGGTGCAGGAGGTCAATGTGCTGGACTCACAGGACGCCGCCAATTTGGCCCTGCTCGCCCGCCCCGAACTGGGCGTGACCTTCACAAAGCTCCACTGCTGGCGCCTCGTTCAGTTCGAGAAGTGCGTCTTCCTGGATGCGGATACACTG GTCTTGCAAAACTGCGACGAGCTGTTCGAGCGCGAGGAACTGTCGGCTTCTCCGGATGTCAGCTGGCCGGATTGCTTCAACTCCGGCGTGTTCGTGTTCAAACCCAGCGTGGACACCTTCGGCCAGATCACAAAGTTCGCCGTGAAGAACGGCAGCTTCGATGGCGGTGACCAGGGCCTGCTGAACCAGTTCTTTGCCGATTGGGCGACGGCGGACATCAAGAAGCATTTGCCATTCGTTTACAATGTGACGGCCTATGCCTCGTACTGCTATCTGCCCGCCTTCAAACA GTTCAGAGATAAGATTAAGATTTTGCATTTCGCCGGCAAGCTGAAGCCCTGGCTGATTCAGTTCAACTCGGAGACCAGGGTTGCCAACGTTTCGTCAGACTATGCCCATGCCCAGGATCTGATTCAGTTGTGGTGGAACATCTTCGTCGACAATGTGATCCAGTCCCTGTCCACCGAAATG TGCCTTTGCCTAAACCTAATGCACTCGCAAAGCGAATTCGCGGCGGATGAGCAGcatcagcggcagcagcatgagtactaccagcagcagaagcTGCACCACCAACTGTTGCATGTCCGCCAGTTCCGCGATCCTTGGGCAGATTACTATGAGAATCtggagaaggagcagcaggagcgggagcagcagcagcagcagcagcaacagcaccaCAATCCCAGCCAGAATCACAGCCAGGACAATGGGAATGCGGATGCGACTGAGAATgaaaatgcgaatgcgaatgcaaaTGAATATGCCACTGAATGGCATCATGACGATGCATGCCACCCACCTCCGCCAACGACTCCTCCACCCCAagcccaaatccaaatccaaacccACAATGCCACTGCCAATGCCGAAGACTTTTCTCCCGTAGATGTGAATAGCAATGAGCTAAACCATTCACAACCACCTGAACACGCCTCCTCAGACACTGCCACgccctctgccacgcccacgcctACGCCCACGCCTCATCATTCCGTGCATAGTCAGACAGTAGAAATTGCGACAAACCACCAACAAGAACATGAAGTTGCAGCCACATCGCCGCCTGAG GCGGGTCTGGCTGGTGCTCTGTCACAGCTTCGCATCGGTGAGCAGCGTACTCCCGAGCAGGAGGACTACGAGAACCAGATGCGTCGCCAGTGCTGGGAGTCCGGACAGATCGACTACTCCGGGGCCGATTCCTTCGAGAACATCTGGAAGAAGATCTCGCAGACGCTGGAGAAGAAGAGCGACAAGGAGTCGGAAGAAACTG TTGTGTACTTTTAA
- the Gyg gene encoding glycogenin-2 isoform X7 encodes MRSREEFAWVTLTTNDTYSLGALVLAHSLKRAKTAHQLAVLVTPTVSQAMRDRLKEVYNVVQEVNVLDSQDAANLALLARPELGVTFTKLHCWRLVQFEKCVFLDADTLVLQNCDELFEREELSASPDVSWPDCFNSGVFVFKPSVDTFGQITKFAVKNGSFDGGDQGLLNQFFADWATADIKKHLPFVYNVTAYASYCYLPAFKQFRDKIKILHFAGKLKPWLIQFNSETRVANVSSDYAHAQDLIQLWWNIFVDNVIQSLSTEMQTPGNASASDRPEGAMAQGSRSSPECLCLNLMHSQSEFAADEQHQRQQHEYYQQQKLHHQLLHVRQFRDPWADYYENLEKEQQEREQQQQQQQQHHNPSQNHSQDNGNADATENENANANANEYATEWHHDDACHPPPPTTPPPQAQIQIQTHNATANAEDFSPVDVNSNELNHSQPPEHASSDTATPSATPTPTPTPHHSVHSQTVEIATNHQQEHEVAATSPPEAGLAGALSQLRIGEQRTPEQEDYENQMRRQCWESGQIDYSGADSFENIWKKISQTLEKKSDKESEETDNDNDNDSDPANPLSYAQLLNETASKLLHPPEKSLPSEAVKAKPAPNDSGSANGDGLDQPRPSNRPQAATNKVQTANASASPASASSSATLKQSPQKPLPQPETEPKPESKAKPKPQPQPQHITIQTTGSENSNSSSSSNVSKNNKQKSARKFK; translated from the exons ATGCGTAGTCGAGAAG AGTTCGCTTGGGTGACGCTGACGACAAATGACACGTACTCACTGGGTGCCTTGGTTCTGGCCCACTCCCTGAAAAGGGCCAAAACCGCCCACCAGCTGGCCGTACTGGTCACGCCCACCGTTTCGCAGGCGATGCGCGACAGACTGAAGGAGGTGTACAACGTGGTGCAGGAGGTCAATGTGCTGGACTCACAGGACGCCGCCAATTTGGCCCTGCTCGCCCGCCCCGAACTGGGCGTGACCTTCACAAAGCTCCACTGCTGGCGCCTCGTTCAGTTCGAGAAGTGCGTCTTCCTGGATGCGGATACACTG GTCTTGCAAAACTGCGACGAGCTGTTCGAGCGCGAGGAACTGTCGGCTTCTCCGGATGTCAGCTGGCCGGATTGCTTCAACTCCGGCGTGTTCGTGTTCAAACCCAGCGTGGACACCTTCGGCCAGATCACAAAGTTCGCCGTGAAGAACGGCAGCTTCGATGGCGGTGACCAGGGCCTGCTGAACCAGTTCTTTGCCGATTGGGCGACGGCGGACATCAAGAAGCATTTGCCATTCGTTTACAATGTGACGGCCTATGCCTCGTACTGCTATCTGCCCGCCTTCAAACA GTTCAGAGATAAGATTAAGATTTTGCATTTCGCCGGCAAGCTGAAGCCCTGGCTGATTCAGTTCAACTCGGAGACCAGGGTTGCCAACGTTTCGTCAGACTATGCCCATGCCCAGGATCTGATTCAGTTGTGGTGGAACATCTTCGTCGACAATGTGATCCAGTCCCTGTCCACCGAAATG CAAACGCCAGGAAATGCTAGTGCTAGTGATCGACCCGAGGGAGCAATGGCCCAAGGGTCCAGGTCAAGTCCAGAG TGCCTTTGCCTAAACCTAATGCACTCGCAAAGCGAATTCGCGGCGGATGAGCAGcatcagcggcagcagcatgagtactaccagcagcagaagcTGCACCACCAACTGTTGCATGTCCGCCAGTTCCGCGATCCTTGGGCAGATTACTATGAGAATCtggagaaggagcagcaggagcgggagcagcagcagcagcagcagcaacagcaccaCAATCCCAGCCAGAATCACAGCCAGGACAATGGGAATGCGGATGCGACTGAGAATgaaaatgcgaatgcgaatgcaaaTGAATATGCCACTGAATGGCATCATGACGATGCATGCCACCCACCTCCGCCAACGACTCCTCCACCCCAagcccaaatccaaatccaaacccACAATGCCACTGCCAATGCCGAAGACTTTTCTCCCGTAGATGTGAATAGCAATGAGCTAAACCATTCACAACCACCTGAACACGCCTCCTCAGACACTGCCACgccctctgccacgcccacgcctACGCCCACGCCTCATCATTCCGTGCATAGTCAGACAGTAGAAATTGCGACAAACCACCAACAAGAACATGAAGTTGCAGCCACATCGCCGCCTGAG GCGGGTCTGGCTGGTGCTCTGTCACAGCTTCGCATCGGTGAGCAGCGTACTCCCGAGCAGGAGGACTACGAGAACCAGATGCGTCGCCAGTGCTGGGAGTCCGGACAGATCGACTACTCCGGGGCCGATTCCTTCGAGAACATCTGGAAGAAGATCTCGCAGACGCTGGAGAAGAAGAGCGACAAGGAGTCGGAAGAAACTG ATAATGATAACGATAACGATAGTGACCCCGCTAACCCACTGAGCTATGCTCAATTGCTAAATGAAACCGCCAGCAAACTGCTGCATCCGCCCGAGAAATCGTTACCTTCGGAGGCGGTGAAAGCGAAGCCGGCTCCTAATGATTCGGGCAGTGCGAATGGAGACGGTCTTGACCAGCCACGCCCCTCTAACCGCCCGCAAGCCGCAACTAACAAAGTGCAAACGGCAAACGCTTCAGCTTCCCCAGCCTCAGCTTCATCTTCAGCCACCTTGAAACAGAGTCCACAGAAGCCGCTTCCACAACCGGAAACGGAACCCAAGCCCGAATCGAAAGCGAAACCGAAACCACAACCGCAACCGCAGCACATCACGATTCAGACAACAGGAAGCGAAaatagcaacagcagcagcagcagcaacgtcTCCAAGAACAACAAACAGAAGTCCGCCCGCAAGTTCAAATAG